A segment of the Agromyces sp. H17E-10 genome:
CCGCGACCGCCTCGTCGGTGAGCCCGTCGAGCGGGTTCGGCTGTCCGGCACGGCCGTACGAGAGTCGCACGACGTGCCGGCCGGCAGCCTGCTCGGCGAGCCACGTCCACTTCGCCGTCGAGTGGGTGAGCGCCTTCGCCGCCACTCCGGCGGTGTCGGCCGCGACGAGCACGCCCGTCCCGCGCGGTGCGGCATCGAGTGCGGGCGCGTCGAGCACGAGCGTCACGAGCTCGACCGAGGCGGCCTGCGGCCAGTCGGCGGTCGACTCCCAGCCCTCGACCGCCTCGTCGAGGAGGCGCAGCGAGGAGTGCGCGGGGGCCGCGAGCACGACCTCGGGCGCGATGAGATCGAGCTCCTCCCGTGCCGGCGGGGTCGGCGACGACGGAGCAGCATCCGCATCGAGGCCCTCGCCACCCGCGGGGTCGACGCCGGGCACCGTCGCACGCACCCGCCAACCGGCGTCGCCGACCCGCTCGAGCGCCGTCGCGTCGGCGTCCGTCAGCACCGTCACGTCGAACCGTGCGAGCTCGCGCACGAGCGCGTCGACGAGGGTGTGCATGCCGCCGCGGAGGCCCCGCACCGCGCCGCCCGCCTTGCGCTGCTCGACGAGTTGGCCCACGCCGCCCGAGAGCGAGCCCATGCGGGTCATCGCCTCGTTGAGGCCCGGCGCCACGACGTCGAGGTCGAGCAGGTTCGGATCGGCCGAGTAGACGCCCGCCGAGATCGGCGTCACGAGCTTGTCGAGCACCGCGTCGCCCATGCGCGAGCGCACGAGCTGTCCGAGGCTGTGGGCGCGGCCGATGCGCATGATCGGCATGAGCCGGTCGGCATACGCGCGCACTGCGCCGCTCCAGCCGATGATGCGACGCACGTCGTCGCCGAGGGGGTTCGCGGGAATGCCGAGCACGCCGGTCTTCGGCAGCGGCGCGGCGTCGAGCGCGTCGTTCACGGCACTCCCCCATACGAGCCAGGCACCCGCCCGGTTCGGGTCGACGACCTCGTCGTCGAGCTTCAGCGAGGTGACCAGCTCGGCGACCGTGTCGCCCCG
Coding sequences within it:
- a CDS encoding protoporphyrinogen/coproporphyrinogen oxidase; the encoded protein is MTDEAPHITVETTDVVVIGGGVAGMVAALECAKIGLRVTLLERRDALGGCVGRIELDGLTLDSGAESFATRGDTVAELVTSLKLDDEVVDPNRAGAWLVWGSAVNDALDAAPLPKTGVLGIPANPLGDDVRRIIGWSGAVRAYADRLMPIMRIGRAHSLGQLVRSRMGDAVLDKLVTPISAGVYSADPNLLDLDVVAPGLNEAMTRMGSLSGGVGQLVEQRKAGGAVRGLRGGMHTLVDALVRELARFDVTVLTDADATALERVGDAGWRVRATVPGVDPAGGEGLDADAAPSSPTPPAREELDLIAPEVVLAAPAHSSLRLLDEAVEGWESTADWPQAASVELVTLVLDAPALDAAPRGTGVLVAADTAGVAAKALTHSTAKWTWLAEQAAGRHVVRLSYGRAGQPNPLDGLTDEAVAALALADASRLLGVPLDASMLRASGRTEWRDAVSHAAIGQRDRVHALEEAIAAEPGIEVTGSWVAGTGLASVVPHAREAAARVRHRAVQRREQG